The Schistocerca americana isolate TAMUIC-IGC-003095 chromosome 5, iqSchAmer2.1, whole genome shotgun sequence genome includes a window with the following:
- the LOC124616707 gene encoding uncharacterized protein LOC124616707, which produces MVVSGDVIVGDIGEAQQLWGLSLVQSISSIRRRRRRRRRRKTMRHQQQLHHSTVMLNRIKWKGSRANMPSSVATSRPVATLAAISSRPTATASSMSEPVGATWDPVAHMAQLMEQDKEFLLSVPDIDLCDEDN; this is translated from the exons ATGGTAGTATCTGGTGATGTCATTGTAGGAGACATAGGTGAGGCGCAGCAGCTCTGGGGCCTCAGTCTTGTTCAGTCAATCAGCAGCatcagacgaagaagaagaagaagaagaagaagaaaaacaatgagGCATCAACAGCAGTTGCACCACAGCACAGTCATGCTGAACAGGATTAAATGGAAAg GATCGAGGGCCAACATGCCAAGCTCTGTGGCCACATCCAGGCCTGTAGCCACCTTGGCTGCCATCTCATCGAGACCTACAGCAACAGCCTCCAGCATGTCTGAACCAGTAGGGGCAACGTGGGATCCGGTAGCGCACATGGCACAAttgatggagcaggacaaggagttccTGTTGTCTGTCCCAGACattgatttgtgtgatgaggacaacTGA